The Syntrophorhabdaceae bacterium genome includes a region encoding these proteins:
- a CDS encoding ATP-binding cassette domain-containing protein, translating into MAAGVTLVNHTISIKTSGLTKAFGTNVAVSGLNLEIRKGELFGLVGPDGAGKTTIMRLLTAILTPTSGDAWVSGHSILKEQES; encoded by the coding sequence ATGGCCGCAGGGGTTACTCTGGTGAACCACACTATCTCTATCAAGACGTCGGGCCTAACAAAGGCCTTCGGAACGAATGTAGCCGTGTCAGGTCTCAACCTCGAAATCCGTAAGGGAGAGCTCTTCGGTCTCGTGGGACCGGATGGGGCAGGCAAGACAACGATAATGAGGCTGCTCACCGCCATACTGACGCCCACCTCCGGAGATGCCTGGGTATCGGGACACTCTATTTTGAAGGAACAAGAGAGCAT
- a CDS encoding efflux RND transporter periplasmic adaptor subunit — translation MKRRRLIVAAIVIVIAIALLVINGMRNHRDDASMALSGNVEITETNVGFKISGRITKLLVDEGATVKAGDAIAELDNAELASLMAQNKASMEETVTRLSELKAGVRNQELEQAKASVGAQEAELKKVRQDYERADTLYKNGAISQAQYDDAKSAFDTRMALRKSAVEALSLAQEGTRKEEIKIAEHRVAQAKATLSASEVRFRDAVIYAPIDGVVLRKNVEVGETVAQGTPVFTIGDLKSPWIKVYVKEDRLALVKLGQKAIVTVDSYKGKTYEGVVSYISSEAEFTPKTVQTPEERVKLVFGVKVQVKNEAGDLKPSMPADVKILLK, via the coding sequence ATGAAGAGAAGGAGATTAATCGTAGCCGCGATCGTCATTGTTATCGCCATAGCCCTTTTGGTCATAAACGGCATGAGAAACCACCGCGATGACGCATCTATGGCTCTCTCGGGAAATGTTGAAATAACAGAAACGAACGTGGGCTTCAAGATATCCGGCAGGATCACAAAACTGCTCGTGGACGAAGGTGCCACGGTGAAGGCGGGCGATGCCATCGCGGAGCTCGACAACGCTGAGCTCGCCTCCCTCATGGCGCAAAACAAGGCATCAATGGAGGAGACGGTTACCAGGCTTTCGGAGCTTAAAGCGGGCGTAAGAAACCAGGAATTGGAACAGGCGAAAGCGAGCGTAGGGGCACAGGAGGCCGAGCTCAAGAAAGTGAGACAGGACTATGAGCGGGCAGATACTCTTTACAAGAACGGGGCCATCTCTCAGGCCCAGTACGATGACGCAAAAAGTGCGTTCGACACCCGCATGGCCTTGCGAAAAAGTGCCGTGGAGGCTTTGAGCCTCGCTCAAGAGGGTACGCGGAAAGAAGAAATCAAGATAGCGGAACATCGCGTGGCCCAGGCAAAGGCGACCCTTTCCGCATCGGAGGTACGATTCAGGGATGCCGTGATTTACGCCCCCATAGATGGCGTGGTCTTAAGAAAGAATGTCGAGGTCGGCGAAACCGTGGCGCAGGGGACCCCGGTTTTTACCATAGGGGACCTGAAAAGCCCCTGGATCAAGGTGTACGTGAAGGAAGACAGGCTCGCCCTCGTCAAACTGGGACAGAAGGCGATCGTGACGGTCGACAGCTACAAAGGCAAAACTTATGAAGGCGTAGTCTCGTATATATCCTCAGAAGCGGAGTTCACTCCCAAAACCGTCCAGACTCCGGAGGAAAGGGTAAAACTGGTCTTCGGCGTCAAGGTACAGGTGAAGAACGAGGCGGGCGATCTCAAGCCGAGTATGCCCGCAGACGTGAAGATTCTTCTGAAATAA
- a CDS encoding septal ring lytic transglycosylase RlpA family protein, producing MGNALGFVEPYLAIMKPAAMACLMAPCLILGGCAVFKAPYTIVAGTVKGTYYAVKGTYEFTAGTTRIAYKVGEFTFKVVKAPLDWALVNEDIDTIGGLPPKEAISKGRVKTAPYTVKGKTYHPMSVEQAKSYEQTGTASWYGYETLHHNKGRMTANGEVFDPNGLTAAHKYLPLPTHVKVTNLENNRSIIVRVNDRGPFPSDRNPSSGDRIIDLSAGAAKKLGYYQRGIARVRVETIELREEG from the coding sequence ATGGGGAATGCACTCGGCTTTGTAGAGCCCTATCTTGCCATAATGAAACCTGCGGCCATGGCGTGCCTTATGGCACCATGTTTGATATTGGGAGGCTGCGCCGTATTCAAGGCGCCCTATACCATCGTCGCGGGAACGGTAAAGGGTACCTACTATGCAGTAAAAGGTACCTATGAGTTTACCGCCGGCACCACAAGGATCGCCTACAAGGTTGGAGAGTTTACCTTCAAGGTCGTGAAGGCCCCACTCGACTGGGCGCTCGTCAATGAAGACATCGATACAATCGGCGGTCTACCCCCCAAAGAGGCTATCAGCAAGGGGCGCGTGAAAACGGCCCCCTACACGGTGAAGGGCAAAACGTATCATCCCATGTCCGTGGAACAGGCAAAATCGTATGAACAGACCGGCACCGCCTCCTGGTACGGATACGAGACCCTCCACCACAACAAAGGACGCATGACCGCCAATGGCGAAGTCTTTGATCCCAACGGACTCACGGCTGCGCACAAATATCTGCCCCTGCCCACGCACGTTAAGGTCACGAACCTCGAAAACAATCGATCGATCATCGTAAGAGTGAACGACAGGGGACCGTTCCCGAGCGATCGTAACCCTTCATCAGGCGACAGAATCATCGATCTCTCCGCCGGCGCGGCAAAAAAACTCGGCTATTATCAGAGGGGCATCGCCCGGGTCAGGGTAGAAACCATAGAGCTGCGCGAAGAAGGCTGA
- a CDS encoding TolC family protein yields the protein MNFFYFKKTKLARAFAAAATLASVLIVLPVPSVAANRQVEAQETKGVEQSQAKPSSPVSQGERYDLPSIIRYALKHNPDLKIAGRNIETETYGIDSAKADRAPKINFGAGITRYRYDTPIAPVIIELPLTPSTEFPPFRRTIQDTAVSFQFPLFKGGRLVRGVTIAEVRKAIAQDSYRMTRQDLVYNLTGLYYKIEQLEALIRANNASVEQLESHKKNVELYVKTGTAPRLDLLKTEVELSHALENRLLVQNNLASAYELLKTLMGMDDMGRDIVVVEDKNAAPFSAVLDDSLRKAFAQRSDYRAVANKKLIAEMQVKIAQGKRLPEIAAMGQYGGKAGSDTGFREDWYYGLRFTIPLLDGGLIRSEINKQKVELEKVKEEERSLRLAITRDVRDAHLNIANAEERIDVTGKAIESAEENLRVERLKYETGAGTTTDVIDAETASLRAETDYCQAVFDKAVAVAYLKKAMGEDEYNEEVHE from the coding sequence ATGAACTTTTTTTATTTTAAGAAGACAAAGCTCGCTCGGGCCTTTGCAGCAGCCGCTACTTTGGCCTCTGTCCTTATAGTTCTTCCCGTCCCGTCGGTAGCCGCGAACAGACAGGTAGAAGCGCAGGAAACAAAAGGAGTCGAGCAGTCACAAGCAAAACCTTCCTCCCCCGTATCTCAAGGCGAGCGATACGATCTTCCATCAATCATTCGTTACGCACTCAAACATAATCCGGACCTCAAGATAGCCGGCAGGAATATCGAGACGGAAACATACGGGATCGACTCGGCTAAAGCCGACAGGGCGCCCAAGATAAATTTCGGGGCGGGCATCACCCGGTATCGCTATGATACCCCCATAGCCCCTGTCATTATTGAGCTGCCTCTTACCCCCAGCACTGAATTCCCTCCTTTCAGGAGGACCATACAGGACACCGCCGTGTCTTTCCAGTTTCCCCTGTTCAAGGGCGGACGACTCGTAAGGGGCGTCACCATTGCCGAAGTAAGAAAGGCCATCGCTCAAGACAGCTACCGAATGACGAGACAGGACCTCGTCTATAACCTTACCGGTCTCTACTATAAAATCGAGCAGCTCGAGGCCCTCATTCGCGCCAATAATGCTTCCGTAGAGCAGCTTGAATCTCACAAGAAAAATGTCGAACTCTACGTTAAAACCGGCACAGCGCCCAGGCTCGATCTTCTCAAAACCGAGGTTGAACTGTCTCACGCACTGGAAAACAGACTACTCGTGCAGAACAATCTTGCGAGCGCGTACGAGCTTCTAAAGACGCTCATGGGCATGGATGACATGGGCAGAGATATCGTCGTGGTGGAAGACAAGAACGCCGCTCCATTTTCGGCCGTGCTCGACGACAGTCTGAGGAAAGCCTTTGCACAGAGATCAGATTACCGGGCCGTTGCGAACAAGAAACTCATCGCTGAAATGCAGGTGAAGATCGCACAGGGCAAGCGCCTTCCTGAGATCGCGGCTATGGGCCAGTACGGCGGCAAGGCTGGAAGCGACACGGGGTTCAGGGAGGACTGGTATTATGGCCTGCGCTTCACCATACCCTTACTCGACGGCGGGCTCATACGCTCCGAAATTAACAAGCAGAAGGTGGAACTGGAAAAAGTGAAAGAGGAAGAGCGTTCCCTGCGGCTTGCCATCACCCGGGATGTGCGTGACGCCCATCTCAATATCGCCAACGCGGAGGAAAGGATAGACGTGACGGGCAAGGCCATCGAGAGCGCAGAGGAGAACCTGAGGGTCGAACGACTCAAGTATGAGACGGGCGCCGGCACGACCACGGACGTGATCGATGCCGAGACGGCCTCCCTCAGGGCGGAAACGGACTACTGCCAGGCGGTCTTTGACAAGGCCGTTGCTGTCGCCTATTTGAAGAAAGCTATGGGTGAGGACGAGTATAACGAGGAGGTACACGAATGA
- a CDS encoding CerR family C-terminal domain-containing protein: MIEPTHPVSETKKRILEAACKVFAQSGFQNATVREICTLAGVNVAAINYHFGDKKSLYLDTLKHFQGAVGVKYPLTSDATKSRTPEERLEFFVSQFIRRVQDCHEETSPRFRQLVVRELMEPTEGLDVIIEETIRPLAALLSSIVRELLGKNVTEPLVRLCCASIMGQSLFFFYAEPIITRLFPGVKAAHDAKRKLIADHITRFSLSAIESLAAHKKGVRS; encoded by the coding sequence ATGATCGAGCCGACGCATCCTGTGTCTGAAACAAAGAAGCGCATTCTTGAAGCGGCCTGCAAGGTGTTTGCTCAGTCAGGATTTCAAAACGCCACGGTCCGGGAAATATGCACGCTGGCCGGTGTGAACGTTGCCGCCATTAACTACCATTTCGGCGACAAGAAGAGCCTCTACCTCGACACGCTTAAACATTTCCAGGGTGCCGTTGGCGTGAAATATCCTCTCACCTCCGATGCGACAAAATCTCGTACACCCGAAGAACGTCTCGAGTTCTTCGTCTCTCAATTCATAAGACGGGTACAGGACTGCCACGAAGAAACATCCCCACGGTTTAGACAACTCGTAGTAAGGGAGCTTATGGAGCCAACCGAGGGGCTCGATGTGATTATCGAGGAAACCATACGACCCCTGGCAGCCCTTCTCTCGTCCATTGTACGTGAGCTTCTCGGAAAGAATGTCACGGAACCTCTGGTGCGTCTGTGCTGCGCGAGCATTATGGGCCAATCCCTCTTCTTTTTCTACGCCGAGCCCATCATAACGAGGTTATTCCCCGGGGTAAAAGCGGCCCACGATGCCAAACGCAAATTGATAGCCGACCATATCACCCGTTTTTCTTTGAGTGCAATTGAGTCCCTGGCGGCGCACAAGAAAGGAGTCCGGTCATGA